The Halococcus sediminicola genome has a segment encoding these proteins:
- a CDS encoding DEAD/DEAH box helicase, which produces MADSEAAADLAAFTHLGERVRAALSERGFTTPTEPQRKAIPPLAAGDDGLVIAPTGTGKTETAMLPVFDTLAGEERFGISALYITPLRALNRDMRDRLEWWGEQLELDIDVRHGDTTQYQRGKQANDPPDVLVTTPETLQAMLTGEKLRKALSDVSHVVVDEVHELAASKRGAQLTIGLERLRELAGEFQRIGLSATVGDPGEVGKFLTGDRGCALIEVDVGSRLDVQVRKPRITDEDETLAAELASDPDLASHVRAIRDLVADNESTLIFVNTRQTAEALGSRCNALDLPIGVHHGSLSKEARIEVEDGFKAGELDGLLCTSSMELGIDVGRVDHVIQYQSPREVARLLQRVGRAGHRSDRLSSGTVLTTRPDDTLEALAICRRAHEGLVEPAEIHHGSLDTVANQIVGFVMDFGEIGARRAYEIVTRAYPFRDLGEEAFREIVRELSGNRILWLDEEQDRLEKSGGSWQYFYANLSMIPDEETYTVSDVASGRTIGTLDERFVVNFAGPGETFIQRGEMWRIAEVNDEESEVKVSPIEDPAGEVPSWTGQEIPVPQAVAGEVGTIRGKVGESFESGASRTAVAADLTERYPTDEYTASEALDPLEKQVESESPMPTENRMVVESEPRSVVVNACFGHTTNETLGRVLSALLGQQTGSSVGMEIDPYRIELDVPRGMRGSDVVEILEETAPEHVAGIIELSLKNSDALKFKLAQVAATFGALKSWQGNERFGRGRLLAALQDTPIYDEAVREVFHEDLAVEDAGMVLSGIESGDIELVTHNGHTPVGIDGRSSGKELLAPENADASVIDTVRERIRGDRMRLFCLHCREWERTQEVRRIPDQPECPLCGSTRIAALNPWAEEVVEAIKANEKDDEQEKQTRRAYQAATLVQSHGKQAVIALAARGVGPHNAARIIAKLRENEDDFYRDILSQERQYARTQSFWG; this is translated from the coding sequence ATGGCAGACAGCGAGGCCGCCGCCGATTTGGCGGCCTTCACGCATCTCGGCGAGCGAGTCAGGGCGGCGCTCTCCGAACGTGGATTCACGACGCCGACCGAGCCACAGCGCAAGGCGATTCCGCCGCTCGCGGCCGGCGATGACGGACTCGTGATCGCCCCCACGGGAACGGGAAAGACCGAGACCGCAATGCTCCCGGTATTCGACACGCTCGCGGGCGAGGAGCGATTCGGGATTTCAGCGCTCTACATCACCCCACTCAGGGCGCTCAACCGCGACATGCGCGACCGACTGGAGTGGTGGGGCGAACAGTTGGAACTCGATATCGACGTGCGCCACGGCGACACCACCCAGTATCAGCGCGGAAAGCAGGCGAACGACCCGCCGGACGTGCTCGTGACGACGCCCGAGACGCTCCAGGCGATGCTCACAGGTGAAAAACTCCGCAAAGCACTGTCGGATGTCTCGCACGTCGTGGTCGACGAGGTGCACGAACTCGCGGCGTCGAAACGCGGCGCGCAGTTGACGATCGGACTCGAACGCCTCCGCGAACTCGCGGGGGAGTTCCAGCGCATCGGCCTCTCGGCGACGGTCGGCGACCCCGGCGAAGTGGGGAAGTTCCTCACCGGCGACCGAGGCTGTGCACTCATCGAAGTCGACGTCGGCAGCCGGCTCGACGTGCAAGTGCGAAAACCGCGAATCACCGACGAGGACGAGACTCTGGCGGCGGAGCTCGCGAGCGATCCCGACCTCGCGAGCCATGTCCGGGCGATCCGCGATCTCGTTGCCGACAACGAATCCACCCTCATCTTCGTGAACACGCGCCAGACGGCCGAAGCGCTCGGCTCGCGCTGCAACGCGCTCGATTTGCCAATTGGAGTGCATCACGGTTCGCTCTCGAAGGAGGCCCGCATCGAGGTCGAAGACGGATTCAAAGCCGGCGAGTTGGATGGATTGCTCTGTACCTCCTCGATGGAACTCGGCATCGACGTGGGCCGCGTCGATCACGTGATCCAGTACCAGAGCCCGCGCGAGGTCGCGCGCCTCCTCCAGCGGGTGGGCCGGGCGGGCCATCGCTCGGACCGGCTCTCGTCGGGTACCGTGCTGACCACCCGACCCGACGACACGCTCGAAGCGCTCGCCATCTGCCGGCGCGCCCACGAGGGACTGGTCGAACCGGCCGAAATCCACCACGGCAGCCTGGACACGGTCGCCAACCAGATCGTCGGGTTCGTCATGGATTTCGGCGAGATCGGTGCGCGCCGAGCCTACGAGATCGTCACGCGCGCCTACCCGTTCCGCGATCTCGGCGAGGAGGCGTTCCGCGAGATCGTCCGCGAACTGTCGGGCAACCGGATCCTCTGGCTCGACGAGGAACAGGACAGACTCGAGAAGTCGGGCGGGTCGTGGCAGTATTTCTACGCCAACCTCTCGATGATCCCCGACGAGGAGACCTATACTGTCTCCGATGTGGCCTCTGGACGAACGATTGGTACGCTCGACGAACGGTTCGTCGTCAACTTCGCCGGCCCGGGTGAGACCTTCATCCAGCGCGGCGAGATGTGGCGCATCGCGGAGGTCAACGACGAGGAGAGCGAGGTGAAGGTCAGTCCGATCGAGGACCCCGCTGGCGAAGTACCGTCGTGGACCGGCCAGGAGATTCCGGTGCCCCAAGCCGTCGCGGGCGAGGTCGGCACGATTCGTGGAAAAGTCGGTGAATCGTTCGAGAGCGGCGCGTCGCGGACAGCGGTCGCAGCCGACCTCACGGAGCGCTATCCGACCGACGAGTACACCGCGAGCGAGGCGCTCGACCCGCTCGAAAAACAGGTCGAATCGGAAAGTCCGATGCCGACCGAGAACCGGATGGTCGTCGAATCCGAACCTCGATCGGTGGTGGTGAATGCGTGTTTCGGTCACACGACCAACGAGACCCTGGGGAGAGTCCTGTCGGCGCTGCTCGGCCAGCAGACGGGTTCGTCGGTCGGGATGGAGATCGACCCCTATCGCATCGAACTCGACGTGCCGCGTGGGATGCGCGGAAGCGACGTCGTGGAGATTCTGGAAGAGACAGCACCGGAGCACGTCGCGGGCATCATCGAACTCAGTCTGAAGAACTCGGACGCGCTGAAGTTCAAGCTCGCGCAGGTCGCGGCGACGTTCGGCGCACTCAAATCGTGGCAGGGCAACGAGCGATTCGGGCGCGGACGGCTGCTCGCGGCGCTTCAGGACACCCCGATATACGACGAGGCAGTTCGTGAGGTGTTCCACGAGGACCTCGCGGTCGAAGATGCTGGTATGGTGCTCTCGGGAATCGAATCCGGCGATATCGAACTCGTCACTCACAATGGGCACACGCCGGTGGGCATCGACGGACGCTCGTCGGGCAAGGAACTGCTCGCGCCCGAGAACGCCGACGCGAGCGTCATCGACACGGTGAGAGAACGGATTCGGGGGGATAGAATGCGACTGTTCTGTCTGCACTGTCGGGAGTGGGAGCGCACACAGGAAGTGCGACGAATCCCCGACCAGCCCGAGTGTCCGCTCTGTGGCTCGACGCGCATCGCGGCGCTCAACCCGTGGGCCGAGGAGGTCGTCGAGGCGATCAAAGCCAACGAGAAGGACGACGAGCAGGAGAAGCAGACCCGGCGGGCGTATCAGGCCGCGACGCTCGTCCAGAGCCACGGGAAGCAGGCGGTCATCGCGCTCGCCGCCCGCGGCGTCGGCCCGCACAACGCCGCGCGCATCATCGCTAAACTCCGCGAGAACGAGGACGACTTCTATCGAGACATCCTCTCCCAAGAACGCCAGTACGCCCGCACACAGTCGTTTTGGGGCTGA
- a CDS encoding aryl-sulfate sulfotransferase: MVGLPSRRWLVRGVLGAVVLSLLLTSGVLTLSYEEPTLKRGVTSTTPDSETVISSQGWHARGVSLPSRPARLVSVAEDGSVNWTHDGPENRTNWFYDVDPLANGNLLVVNPVGGTTVVYEFDPESRERVWTERFDSPDIHDVDLINGDELLVAGINYDTGQPSNDSVFVYDRTTDEVTWEWEFKDHYPADAADGIETKDWTHVNDVDEIRDGEFLVSVRNMDQVIVVNRSTKAIEMRLGRDDDHSTLFEQHNPTYLDGANGTPTVLVADSENDRIVEYARTGGPPGNGSWERTWTLSGGMNWPRDADRLPNGNTLVVDSMNHRVIEVTPAGEIVWEMHAPWATYDAERVAHGDEPGGPTIREQNATGNATLHGGSHPEEGFPTVPNAVGSVVAATPLPTGITDLATRWQHVAPWLKPTWLPTWAFSILVVSLLLTFVWAVGEGVYQRQRIRRRLARMVGGVRDGLKRR, encoded by the coding sequence ATGGTCGGCCTGCCGTCGCGTCGCTGGCTCGTCCGCGGGGTGCTGGGAGCCGTCGTGCTCTCGTTGCTCCTCACTAGCGGCGTGTTGACGCTCTCCTACGAAGAGCCGACGCTCAAACGTGGCGTCACGAGCACCACACCCGACAGCGAGACGGTCATTTCCAGTCAGGGCTGGCACGCCCGCGGCGTGTCGCTGCCGAGCCGTCCCGCACGGCTCGTCTCGGTCGCCGAGGACGGCTCGGTGAACTGGACCCACGACGGACCGGAAAACCGCACGAACTGGTTTTACGACGTCGACCCGTTGGCGAACGGCAACCTGCTCGTCGTCAACCCCGTCGGAGGGACGACCGTCGTCTACGAGTTCGACCCCGAGAGCCGTGAGCGGGTCTGGACCGAACGGTTCGACAGTCCGGACATCCACGACGTCGACTTGATCAACGGCGACGAACTGCTCGTCGCGGGCATCAACTACGACACGGGCCAACCGAGCAACGACAGCGTGTTCGTCTACGATCGGACGACCGACGAGGTGACGTGGGAGTGGGAGTTCAAAGACCACTATCCGGCCGATGCGGCCGACGGTATCGAGACCAAAGACTGGACGCACGTCAACGACGTCGACGAGATTCGTGACGGCGAGTTCCTCGTCTCGGTGCGCAACATGGACCAGGTCATCGTCGTGAATCGCTCGACGAAGGCCATCGAGATGCGCCTCGGGCGCGACGACGACCACTCCACTCTGTTCGAACAGCACAACCCAACCTACCTCGACGGCGCGAACGGCACGCCCACAGTACTGGTAGCGGATTCGGAAAACGACCGCATCGTCGAGTACGCACGGACGGGCGGCCCGCCCGGCAACGGGAGTTGGGAGCGCACGTGGACGCTCTCTGGAGGGATGAACTGGCCACGCGACGCCGACCGCCTGCCCAACGGCAACACCCTCGTCGTGGATTCGATGAATCATCGAGTGATCGAGGTCACGCCGGCGGGCGAAATCGTCTGGGAGATGCACGCACCGTGGGCGACTTACGACGCGGAGCGAGTGGCCCACGGCGACGAACCCGGCGGGCCGACCATCCGCGAGCAGAACGCCACCGGGAACGCGACGCTCCACGGCGGAAGTCACCCCGAGGAGGGGTTTCCGACGGTCCCGAACGCGGTGGGGAGCGTCGTCGCGGCGACGCCGTTGCCGACCGGGATCACCGACCTCGCCACGCGCTGGCAACACGTCGCGCCGTGGCTCAAACCGACGTGGCTGCCGACGTGGGCCTTCTCGATCCTCGTCGTGAGCCTGCTCCTCACGTTCGTCTGGGCCGTCGGCGAGGGCGTCTATCAGCGCCAGCGCATCCGTCGGCGGCTCGCACGGATGGTCGGGGGCGTTCGGGACGGCTTGAAACGCCGGTGA